A DNA window from Rhizobium jaguaris contains the following coding sequences:
- a CDS encoding GntR family transcriptional regulator, with amino-acid sequence MTGELDDAAEDRELLFDRIRNALENEIATGKLEAGAALDEQQLADRFGASRTPVREALRQLAANGLVEVRARRGVVVARMTPERIMDMFETAAEIEAMCVRLATYRMTPVERSRLIELHDASEAIVKRGDFDGYDAFNRAFHEAIYHATHNSFLAEQAIAIRNRLMAFRRTQLQQEQRLDRSRAEHEAIMQAIAEGDGEMASRRMRAHMLNAATALRRFIEANKLA; translated from the coding sequence ATGACAGGTGAATTGGATGACGCGGCTGAAGATCGCGAATTGTTGTTCGATCGTATCCGCAACGCGCTGGAGAACGAGATCGCGACCGGTAAGCTGGAGGCGGGCGCCGCACTGGACGAGCAGCAGCTCGCCGATCGCTTCGGCGCCTCGCGAACCCCGGTTCGCGAGGCATTAAGGCAACTGGCGGCGAACGGTCTGGTCGAAGTGCGGGCGCGGCGCGGGGTCGTCGTCGCCCGTATGACGCCCGAGCGCATCATGGACATGTTCGAGACGGCAGCCGAAATCGAAGCGATGTGTGTGAGGCTCGCCACCTATCGCATGACGCCCGTGGAGCGTAGCCGCCTGATCGAGTTGCACGATGCATCCGAAGCTATCGTGAAAAGGGGCGATTTCGACGGCTATGACGCGTTCAATCGCGCGTTCCACGAGGCGATCTATCACGCGACCCACAACAGCTTTCTCGCCGAACAGGCGATCGCGATACGCAATCGTCTGATGGCCTTCCGCCGCACGCAATTACAGCAGGAGCAGCGGCTGGATCGATCCCGGGCGGAGCATGAAGCCATCATGCAGGCAATCGCAGAGGGTGACGGGGAAATGGCGTCGCGCCGCATGCGGGCGCATATGCTGAATGCCGCGACGGCGTTGCGGCGCTTCATTGAAGCCAACAAGCTCGCTTAG
- a CDS encoding di-heme oxidoredictase family protein, whose amino-acid sequence MISIPVSRAILPALAGGFVVFAVTLAAADALNFPTVRTDLSADTLKRVRDVTRPTADFSKAEPYEAMQGGAATSIDPITRDIFSQPSANLNQEQGQDFHLGNALFRKLWVSAPSSTQASDGLGPLFNARSCQSCHIRDGRGHPPETAGAAATSMVLRLARPPVTPEEERAVRDFHALNFPDSTYGVQLQDLAVPGLAAEGKVTVRYSEEAVPLAGETVTLRKPHYGVTDLAYGPFEQTTTLSPRIAPPMIGLGLIEAIPDADILAHADPDDTDADGIRGRAAMVRDHRTGQLALGRFGWKAQNASVRDQVADAFLNDIGISTPDQPNAYGDCTVKEARCLAMPTGVQKRLGDTEAPGPILDLVTFYSENLAVPARRKASFPDVVHGKEIFYQSGCAACHTPKFVTRDDLKGSDGKATAQAFQLIWPYSDFLLHDMGDGLSDGQQVGVASGRDWRTPPLWGIGLTQTVSGQQAYLHDGRARTLTEAILWHGGEAEKARNTFANLPQGDRQALINFLESL is encoded by the coding sequence ATGATCAGCATTCCGGTTAGCCGCGCAATCTTGCCAGCCCTCGCAGGGGGCTTTGTGGTTTTTGCCGTAACGCTGGCGGCAGCCGATGCGCTGAATTTCCCGACCGTCCGCACCGATCTTTCCGCCGACACCCTGAAGAGAGTTCGGGACGTCACTCGTCCCACTGCGGATTTTTCCAAAGCCGAGCCTTACGAGGCAATGCAGGGCGGTGCTGCTACTTCGATCGATCCCATCACTCGCGACATCTTCTCCCAGCCCTCCGCCAATCTGAATCAAGAGCAAGGACAGGATTTTCATCTCGGCAACGCCCTTTTTCGCAAGCTTTGGGTCTCGGCGCCTTCATCCACACAGGCGTCCGATGGGCTCGGCCCGCTGTTCAACGCCCGCTCCTGCCAGAGCTGCCATATCCGCGACGGCCGCGGCCATCCGCCCGAGACTGCCGGAGCGGCAGCGACCTCGATGGTGTTGCGCTTGGCGCGGCCCCCCGTCACGCCGGAAGAGGAGCGGGCGGTCAGGGATTTTCACGCGTTGAATTTTCCGGACTCCACCTATGGCGTACAGTTGCAAGATCTCGCCGTGCCAGGCCTTGCTGCCGAAGGCAAGGTGACGGTCCGCTATAGCGAGGAAGCGGTGCCGCTTGCCGGCGAGACCGTGACGCTGCGCAAGCCGCACTATGGTGTGACCGATCTCGCCTACGGGCCGTTTGAGCAAACGACCACGCTTTCGCCGCGCATCGCGCCGCCAATGATCGGCCTCGGCCTGATCGAGGCCATTCCCGATGCCGATATCCTCGCTCATGCCGATCCCGATGATACGGACGCCGACGGTATTCGCGGCCGCGCCGCGATGGTCCGTGATCATCGCACCGGCCAGCTTGCGCTCGGTCGCTTCGGCTGGAAGGCGCAGAATGCCAGCGTGCGCGATCAGGTCGCCGACGCCTTCCTCAACGATATCGGCATCTCCACGCCCGACCAGCCGAACGCCTATGGCGACTGCACGGTCAAAGAGGCACGTTGCCTCGCCATGCCGACCGGCGTGCAGAAGCGTCTCGGCGACACGGAGGCACCGGGGCCGATCCTCGATCTCGTCACCTTCTATTCCGAGAACCTCGCCGTGCCCGCGCGCCGCAAGGCGAGCTTTCCCGATGTGGTGCACGGCAAGGAAATCTTCTATCAATCCGGCTGCGCTGCCTGTCATACGCCGAAATTCGTCACTCGCGACGATCTCAAGGGCAGCGACGGCAAGGCGACGGCGCAGGCTTTCCAACTTATTTGGCCCTATTCCGATTTCCTGCTGCATGACATGGGCGACGGGCTGTCGGATGGCCAACAGGTCGGTGTGGCATCCGGCCGCGATTGGCGCACGCCGCCGCTCTGGGGTATAGGCCTGACGCAAACGGTGAGCGGCCAGCAAGCCTACCTGCATGACGGCCGCGCCCGCACTCTCACCGAAGCCATCCTCTGGCACGGAGGAGAGGCGGAAAAGGCCCGCAATACATTCGCAAACCTGCCGCAGGGCGACAGGCAAGCCCTCATCAATTTTCTGGAGTCCCTCTGA
- a CDS encoding DUF1513 domain-containing protein — protein MRSGLIDRRAFVKAAGLTFLAALKPGALMALERADAVYASGIRTPDGSFAVATVTERGEILDQMALPARAHGMAFSKATDKTVAFARRPGTYAMIFDPWNKAEPIVVTSREGRHFYGHGTFSPDGKLLYASENDFDNNRGMIGIYDARNHFVRIGEYETYGTGPHDMTVSDDGKLLIVANGGIETHPDFGRTKLNLDHMEPSLTLIDAASGRLVEKHALPPQYAQVSTRHVDIDSQGRIWFACQYEGHRNDLPPLVGHFSRGEDLTFVPLPDDTTRALGNYVGAIAVNRTDNLVGVTSPVEGTSVTLDAKTGAVLKVESVPDAAGIAPARHGFAVSSYDGDFLSEHSDVAWDQHIVRVARG, from the coding sequence ATGCGGAGCGGGCTGATCGATCGCAGGGCCTTCGTCAAGGCGGCGGGACTGACCTTTCTGGCCGCCTTGAAGCCGGGTGCGCTGATGGCGCTGGAGCGGGCCGATGCGGTCTACGCCTCCGGCATCCGCACACCTGACGGCTCCTTTGCGGTGGCGACCGTCACAGAGCGCGGAGAGATCCTCGATCAGATGGCACTGCCCGCCCGCGCCCACGGCATGGCCTTTTCGAAAGCGACCGACAAGACCGTCGCCTTCGCCCGCCGCCCCGGCACCTATGCGATGATCTTCGATCCCTGGAACAAGGCAGAGCCGATCGTCGTCACCTCGCGCGAGGGCCGGCATTTCTACGGCCATGGCACGTTTTCACCGGACGGAAAGCTGCTTTACGCCAGCGAGAACGACTTCGACAACAACAGGGGCATGATCGGCATCTACGACGCCCGCAATCACTTTGTGCGCATCGGCGAATACGAAACCTATGGCACCGGCCCGCATGACATGACCGTTTCCGACGACGGGAAGCTGCTGATCGTCGCCAATGGTGGCATCGAAACCCATCCGGATTTCGGCCGCACCAAGCTCAATCTCGACCATATGGAACCATCCCTGACCCTGATTGACGCGGCAAGTGGCAGGCTAGTCGAAAAGCACGCCTTGCCGCCGCAATACGCCCAAGTCTCCACGCGCCATGTCGATATCGATTCCCAAGGCCGTATCTGGTTCGCCTGCCAATATGAAGGTCATCGCAACGACCTGCCGCCGCTCGTCGGCCATTTCTCCAGGGGCGAGGACTTGACCTTCGTCCCCCTGCCCGACGATACCACGCGTGCCCTCGGAAATTACGTCGGCGCCATCGCCGTCAACCGCACCGACAACCTTGTCGGCGTGACATCACCGGTCGAAGGCACGTCGGTGACGCTGGATGCAAAGACCGGGGCCGTGCTGAAGGTCGAAAGCGTGCCGGATGCGGCGGGCATCGCGCCGGCGCGGCATGGCTTTGCCGTTTCCTCCTATGACGGCGATTTCCTCAGCGAGCACAGCGATGTCGCCTGGGATCAGCACATCGTTCGCGTCGCCCGCGGCTGA
- a CDS encoding imelysin family protein has protein sequence MRHWKPFAASLFLSLAALPASAQDATANGAGLNEAAVPAVLQKAVDEVIRPGYRAMHESASKLTTAMKALCADPSAASLANAQSAFGDTVKSWSRIEIVQTGPIIEKNRFEHILFYPDRKGVGLRQVQALIAKGDEQDTTVEAVAGKSVASMSLTALEYVLYGNGSSVLSTEKEGFRCRYGAAVAGNIENTAKDIADEWDDPNGVQKSWKNPGKTSDDFMDNKEAVTALLGVLVHGAGNVRDQRLETFYKGDAAAARPKMAIYWRSGDTWASLSGNIEGLKTLWEKAGMADLLPADKRNFADKIDGLLKELTLTAPTINPDIEAALGNDAERAKIDRLLNVSRDLTTAFSDNYGGAIGLSAGFSFADGD, from the coding sequence ATGCGCCATTGGAAACCTTTCGCGGCCAGCCTTTTCCTCAGCCTCGCGGCATTGCCCGCCAGCGCCCAGGATGCAACGGCCAATGGCGCCGGGCTCAACGAGGCAGCCGTGCCGGCGGTGTTGCAGAAGGCTGTCGACGAGGTCATCCGCCCCGGTTATCGCGCCATGCATGAGAGTGCCTCAAAGCTGACCACGGCGATGAAAGCGCTCTGCGCCGATCCCTCCGCCGCAAGCCTCGCCAACGCGCAGTCCGCCTTCGGTGACACGGTCAAGAGCTGGTCGCGCATCGAGATCGTGCAGACTGGACCGATCATCGAAAAGAACCGCTTCGAACACATCCTGTTCTATCCCGACCGCAAGGGCGTCGGCCTTCGACAGGTGCAGGCGCTGATCGCCAAGGGCGACGAGCAGGACACCACGGTCGAGGCGGTCGCCGGCAAGAGCGTGGCCTCGATGAGCCTGACGGCGCTGGAATATGTGCTTTACGGCAACGGCTCCAGTGTTCTCAGCACCGAAAAGGAGGGATTCCGCTGCCGCTATGGCGCGGCTGTCGCCGGCAATATCGAAAACACGGCCAAGGACATCGCCGACGAATGGGACGATCCGAACGGTGTGCAGAAGTCCTGGAAGAACCCCGGCAAAACCAGCGACGACTTCATGGACAACAAGGAAGCGGTGACAGCGCTGCTCGGCGTTCTCGTGCATGGCGCGGGGAATGTCAGGGATCAGCGACTCGAGACCTTCTACAAGGGCGACGCTGCGGCGGCGCGGCCGAAAATGGCGATCTATTGGCGTTCCGGCGACACCTGGGCCTCGCTGTCCGGCAATATCGAGGGACTGAAAACGCTCTGGGAAAAAGCCGGCATGGCCGACCTTCTGCCGGCCGACAAGCGCAACTTTGCCGACAAGATCGACGGCCTGCTGAAGGAACTGACGCTGACTGCGCCGACGATCAATCCCGATATCGAAGCGGCGCTCGGCAATGATGCCGAGCGCGCCAAGATCGACAGACTGCTGAATGTCAGCCGCGACCTCACCACCGCATTCAGTGATAATTACGGCGGCGCGATCGGCCTTTCCGCCGGCTTCTCCTTCGCTGACGGAGATTGA